The following coding sequences lie in one bacterium genomic window:
- the dnaN gene encoding DNA polymerase III subunit beta — protein MRIKTTQNELFKSLQITQGVISTRTTLPILSYFLLTAKNGKISLFSTDLEVGVKCSVLGEVIEEGIIALPGKRTLELIREFPKGDVEISTEKNSTTIKCAKTRIQINTLPPDDFPNFPEIIGQKVSLKGDLLKSMVQKTILAVSREESRYTLTGLYLSIKGDNIEMVGTDGRRLSLIEETITAEAGKQKKSCILPVKTCNEIARIMTDEEIILTLGEKQVNFVQKNISLTSRLIEGEFPDYTKVIPNNFQQKLIINRQELIEAVTRAYVLTKEKGGSVKFDIQKDSIIISSKVSEVGESSEQIMIKNAEKEIKIAFDPEYMLDALKVIGGKEIFVGLNSTKEAALFRPMDNEKFAYVLMPMEI, from the coding sequence ATGAGAATAAAAACAACACAAAACGAATTATTTAAAAGCTTACAAATTACTCAAGGAGTCATATCTACAAGAACAACCTTACCAATACTTTCATATTTTCTTTTAACAGCTAAAAATGGAAAAATATCTCTTTTTAGCACAGATTTAGAGGTGGGAGTTAAGTGTAGCGTTTTAGGGGAAGTTATAGAAGAAGGAATAATAGCATTACCTGGAAAAAGGACGTTGGAGCTAATAAGAGAATTCCCAAAAGGGGATGTTGAAATTTCCACGGAAAAAAACAGCACGACAATAAAATGCGCAAAAACACGCATACAAATAAATACACTTCCTCCTGACGATTTCCCTAATTTTCCTGAAATTATTGGACAAAAGGTTAGTTTAAAGGGAGACCTGTTAAAGTCAATGGTTCAAAAAACTATTCTCGCTGTCTCTAGAGAAGAAAGTAGATATACCCTAACAGGTTTATATTTATCAATAAAAGGCGACAATATAGAAATGGTGGGAACAGACGGACGACGACTATCTTTAATTGAAGAAACTATTACAGCTGAAGCTGGGAAACAAAAAAAGAGCTGCATACTGCCGGTAAAAACGTGTAATGAAATTGCAAGGATAATGACAGACGAGGAAATTATTTTAACCTTAGGCGAGAAACAAGTGAATTTTGTCCAAAAAAACATTTCTCTTACCTCTCGGCTAATAGAAGGCGAGTTCCCTGACTATACTAAGGTTATCCCTAATAATTTCCAACAAAAACTAATAATTAATAGGCAGGAATTAATAGAAGCGGTTACAAGGGCGTATGTTTTAACTAAAGAGAAAGGCGGTTCCGTAAAGTTTGACATTCAAAAGGATTCTATAATCATCAGCTCAAAGGTTTCAGAGGTCGGAGAATCATCCGAACAGATAATGATTAAAAACGCAGAAAAAGAAATAAAAATAGCGTTTGATCCGGAATACATGCTGGACGCTTTGAAGGTTATAGGAGGTAAAGAGATTTTTGTGGGGCTAAACTCTACAAAAGAAGCAGCGCTCTTTAGGCCCATGGACAACGAAAAATTTGCTTATGTCTTAATGCCAATGGAGATATAG
- a CDS encoding DUF721 domain-containing protein, whose amino-acid sequence MATKGPEPLGKILKKIWKKIEKQKEEKTEIAQVLDKLNLVLGKNISSHAKPYKIYKKKLIIAVNSPVYLQELLFKKEKIIEAVNQTFGKEKIKEVNFRVGAPR is encoded by the coding sequence ATGGCCACAAAAGGACCGGAGCCTCTTGGTAAAATTTTAAAAAAAATATGGAAGAAAATAGAAAAACAAAAAGAAGAAAAAACGGAAATTGCACAAGTTTTGGACAAACTCAACTTGGTTTTAGGGAAGAATATAAGTTCCCACGCGAAACCGTACAAGATTTACAAAAAAAAACTTATTATTGCGGTTAATTCTCCTGTGTATTTGCAAGAACTTCTTTTTAAAAAAGAAAAAATAATAGAGGCAGTAAATCAAACCTTTGGTAAAGAAAAAATAAAGGAAGTTAACTTTAGGGTAGGAGCGCCTCGTTAG